The following nucleotide sequence is from Sparus aurata chromosome 22, fSpaAur1.1, whole genome shotgun sequence.
GTAGCCGCCGCAGACCGTCTCGCGCACGTTTAGGTACTTGAGGGACTCCTCGACTTGAGGGCCCGTCACCTCGAACGCCACACCCCAAGTGCTCGCCTGTGgggggaaaaacacaaacaagacgTGTTCAATGACTCTGTAAATCTGGAAACTCCGGTGTACTTTCTACAGCATCACTGGCTGAACCAAAAAGGAAGTGGAGCTTTCCACTTACGTCATCATCTTCAATCAGCGTCACCACTCTTCCGGGCTGCgggggagaggaaaagaaatggGTCACGTCACGGACAACGCCTGAAGATGTCCGAGCCAAAACTGCATCACAGTGTCGAACACAAGCAAATAAACCTCatgttgtaaaaacaaaaaaaaagtaaaacgtTAAAGCATCTCACCAACTCGTCGTTCCCGCGATGGAAGTTGTCTCCGTGCCAGAAACGCCTCTTGTAGCCTTGAATGTAGCCGACCTTGCTCCTCCTGTACTTGAAGTCCGGCTTCCACACCAGTGACCCGTACCCGAAGATCCACAGACTGCTCTTCCCGGCGACGATGTCTTGaggcttcattttttttgttcgtTGTTCTTGATCGGTAGTGTTGACGACGTTCGGATGAATCGATGGATCACTCTTTCACAATTCGCTAGCGTTATCTTAGATGGCTGActagctagctagtgttagcttcCTCCGGTCCAGGAGCAGTGGTACCGGCTCGCTGGCAGGTATACCGCGGACGGTATTCGAGCCCGACTGCTTGGCAGGGGCGAAGATGGAGTTTCGCGTCTTGTTTTGCCTTGCACTATGCATTGCCATTGCATTAGAGGTGCCGCATTATGCCTTAAAAATCCATGGCAGCCGTTAGGCCTTCAAATCAATtcgaaaattaaaaaaaaacagcttcggCCAGCTGCTTCGCCGGCCGGAGACGTTACTAATGACTAAACTATGACCGGACTGATCGAGGTTTGATGTCGCGGTGTCGGTGTTTAAACACCTTTCGGTGGATC
It contains:
- the chac1 gene encoding glutathione-specific gamma-glutamylcyclotransferase 1, with the translated sequence MKPQDIVAGKSSLWIFGYGSLVWKPDFKYRRSKVGYIQGYKRRFWHGDNFHRGNDELPGRVVTLIEDDDASTWGVAFEVTGPQVEESLKYLNVRETVCGGYVTKMVDFYAEGESQPPVQALLYIATTDNPLYLGPASAEMIGCQIAMSRGKTGHNLEYLLRLAEFMRRSCPHVDDNHLFSIEAAALTVVSLLLAAQ